The Streptomyces nitrosporeus genome includes a window with the following:
- the smc gene encoding chromosome segregation protein SMC — protein MHLKALTLRGFKSFASATTLRFEPGITCVVGPNGSGKSNVVDALSWVMGEQGAKSLRGGKMEDVIFAGTTGRPPLGRAEVSLTIDNSDGALPIEYAEVTITRIMFRNGGSEYQINGDTCRLLDIQELLSDSGIGREMHVIVGQGRLDSVLHADPTGRRAFIEEAAGVLKHRKRKEKALRKLEAMGANLARVQDLTDELRRQLKPLGRQAAVARRAAVIQADLRDARLRLLADDLVRLREALRDEIADEAALRQRREKAEADLKAALAREAELEDEVRRLAPRLQRAQQTWHELSQLAERVRGTVSLADARVKSATAAPEEERRGRDPEDMEREAARIREQEAELEAALEAAAHALEDTTEHRAALERELAAEERRLRDAARAIADRREGLARLAGQANAARSRAGSAQAEIDRLAASRDEARQRAAAAQEEYERLKAEVDGLEAEDAELAGRHEAAKRQLAVSEAAFTEAQEALTEAERRRAALAARHEALSLGLRRKDGTGALLGARDRLAGVLGPAAGLLTVAPGHEVAVAAALGAAADAVAVRDPAAAAEALRLLRKQDAGRATLLPGGEGLEAGEDGGQAPARGAAPVSVRGQEAPEVAALVRGPAGLMGSVRRLVRGMVVVPTLEDAEELVAAHPGLTAVTAGGDVLAAHYAHGGSAGAPSLLEVRASVDEAAAELAELAVRCEQLAAEQRHAAERRAAGAALAQELGERRGAAERERTSVAQQLGRLAGQARGAAGEAERTTASAARAQEALERAVEEAEEFAGRLLAAQETPVEEEPDTSVRDRLSADGANARQTEMEARLQVRTHEERVRGLAGRADALERGARAEREARARTERRRARLRHEAEVAAAVAAGARQLLAHVEVSVVRAGEERTAAEAAKAGRERDLTAERGRGRDLKSELDRLTDSVHRGEVLGAEKRLRVEQLEAKALEDFGVEPAGLAAEYGPDQPVPPPPAAEGETLPEDPEHPRNRPKPFVRAEQEKRLRSAERAYQQLGKVNPLALEEFSALEERHKFLSEQLEDLKKTRADLMQVIKEVDERVEQVFTEAFRDTAREFEGVFSRLFPGGEGRLVLTDPDNMLTTGLDVEARPPGKKVKRLSLLSGGERSLTAVALLVSIFKARPSPFYVMDEVEAALDDTNLQRLIRIMEELQESSQLIVITHQKRTMEVADALYGVSMQGDGVSKVISQRLR, from the coding sequence GTGCACCTCAAGGCCCTGACCCTGCGTGGGTTCAAGTCGTTCGCCTCCGCCACGACACTCCGGTTCGAACCGGGGATCACCTGCGTCGTAGGGCCCAACGGGTCCGGGAAATCGAATGTGGTGGACGCCCTCTCCTGGGTCATGGGGGAACAGGGGGCGAAATCGCTGCGCGGCGGCAAGATGGAAGACGTGATCTTCGCCGGGACGACGGGAAGGCCACCGCTCGGCCGCGCGGAGGTGTCGCTGACCATCGACAACTCCGACGGCGCCCTGCCCATCGAGTACGCCGAAGTCACCATCACCCGGATCATGTTCCGCAACGGCGGCAGCGAATACCAGATCAACGGCGACACCTGCCGGCTCCTGGACATCCAGGAACTGCTCTCCGACTCCGGGATCGGACGGGAGATGCACGTCATCGTCGGCCAGGGCCGGCTCGACTCCGTCCTCCACGCCGATCCCACGGGCCGCCGGGCGTTCATCGAGGAGGCGGCCGGCGTGCTCAAGCACCGCAAGCGCAAGGAGAAGGCGCTGCGGAAGCTGGAGGCGATGGGCGCCAACCTCGCCCGTGTCCAGGACCTGACCGACGAACTGCGGCGCCAGCTCAAGCCCCTGGGCAGGCAGGCCGCCGTCGCCCGCCGGGCGGCCGTCATCCAGGCCGATCTGCGCGACGCCCGGCTGCGGCTCCTCGCCGACGACCTGGTGCGCCTCCGGGAGGCACTGCGCGACGAGATCGCCGACGAGGCGGCCCTCAGACAGCGCCGGGAGAAGGCGGAGGCCGACCTGAAGGCGGCGCTCGCCCGGGAGGCGGAGCTGGAGGACGAGGTGCGGCGGCTGGCACCACGGCTCCAGCGGGCCCAGCAGACCTGGCACGAACTGTCGCAGCTCGCCGAACGCGTCCGCGGCACCGTCTCGCTCGCCGACGCCCGGGTGAAGAGCGCCACCGCCGCCCCCGAGGAGGAGCGCCGCGGACGGGACCCGGAGGACATGGAGCGGGAGGCCGCCCGGATCCGCGAGCAGGAGGCGGAGCTGGAAGCCGCGCTGGAAGCCGCGGCGCACGCCCTGGAGGACACCACCGAGCACCGCGCCGCCCTGGAACGCGAGCTGGCCGCCGAGGAACGGAGGCTCAGGGACGCCGCCCGCGCCATCGCCGACCGGCGCGAGGGGCTGGCCCGGCTGGCCGGGCAGGCCAACGCGGCCCGGAGCAGGGCGGGTTCGGCCCAGGCCGAGATCGACCGGCTGGCCGCCTCCCGCGACGAGGCCCGGCAACGGGCGGCCGCGGCGCAGGAGGAGTACGAGCGGTTGAAGGCGGAGGTCGACGGGCTCGAAGCCGAGGACGCCGAGCTGGCCGGCCGGCACGAGGCGGCCAAACGGCAGCTCGCGGTGTCCGAGGCGGCGTTCACAGAGGCCCAGGAGGCGCTCACCGAGGCGGAACGGCGGCGCGCCGCACTCGCCGCCCGCCACGAGGCACTCTCACTCGGGCTGCGCCGCAAGGACGGTACCGGGGCGCTGCTCGGTGCGCGGGACCGGTTGGCGGGAGTGCTCGGTCCTGCCGCCGGACTGCTCACCGTGGCACCGGGACACGAGGTCGCGGTGGCGGCGGCGCTGGGGGCGGCGGCCGACGCGGTCGCGGTGCGGGACCCGGCCGCCGCGGCGGAGGCGCTCCGGCTGCTGCGGAAACAGGACGCGGGGCGCGCGACCCTCCTGCCGGGCGGCGAGGGCCTAGAGGCGGGCGAGGACGGCGGGCAGGCGCCCGCGCGGGGTGCCGCACCCGTGTCCGTCCGGGGGCAGGAGGCCCCCGAGGTGGCCGCACTGGTGCGCGGGCCCGCCGGACTGATGGGATCCGTGCGGCGGCTGGTCCGGGGCATGGTCGTCGTCCCCACGCTGGAGGACGCCGAGGAACTGGTCGCCGCGCACCCCGGTCTGACCGCCGTGACCGCCGGGGGAGACGTACTCGCGGCCCACTACGCACACGGCGGCTCGGCCGGGGCCCCCAGCCTGCTGGAGGTGCGGGCATCGGTCGACGAGGCCGCCGCGGAACTGGCCGAGCTGGCCGTACGGTGCGAGCAGCTGGCCGCGGAGCAGCGGCACGCCGCCGAACGGCGTGCGGCGGGCGCGGCCCTCGCGCAGGAGCTGGGGGAGCGGCGCGGGGCCGCCGAGCGGGAGAGGACCTCCGTGGCCCAGCAGCTCGGCCGGCTCGCCGGCCAGGCCCGGGGAGCCGCCGGGGAGGCCGAGCGTACGACGGCGTCCGCCGCACGTGCCCAGGAGGCGCTGGAACGCGCCGTCGAGGAGGCCGAGGAGTTCGCCGGACGACTGCTCGCGGCCCAGGAGACCCCCGTGGAGGAGGAGCCCGACACCTCCGTCCGGGACCGGCTCTCCGCCGACGGGGCCAACGCGCGCCAGACCGAGATGGAGGCCCGCCTCCAGGTCCGTACCCACGAGGAGCGGGTCAGAGGGCTGGCGGGACGGGCCGACGCCCTCGAACGGGGGGCCCGTGCCGAGCGTGAGGCGCGGGCCAGGACCGAGCGGCGCCGGGCACGGCTGCGCCACGAGGCCGAGGTGGCGGCCGCCGTGGCGGCCGGGGCCCGCCAGCTGCTGGCCCACGTCGAGGTGTCCGTCGTACGCGCCGGCGAGGAGCGGACGGCGGCCGAGGCGGCGAAGGCCGGACGCGAACGGGACCTGACGGCCGAACGCGGCCGCGGCCGGGACCTGAAGAGCGAACTCGACCGGCTCACGGACTCGGTGCACCGCGGTGAGGTCCTCGGAGCCGAGAAACGGCTGCGGGTGGAGCAGCTGGAGGCGAAGGCGCTGGAGGACTTCGGCGTGGAGCCGGCCGGGCTGGCCGCCGAATACGGCCCGGACCAGCCGGTGCCCCCGCCGCCCGCGGCGGAGGGCGAGACGCTGCCCGAGGACCCGGAGCACCCGCGCAACCGGCCGAAGCCGTTCGTGAGGGCGGAACAGGAGAAGCGGCTGAGGTCGGCCGAACGGGCGTACCAGCAACTCGGGAAGGTGAATCCGCTCGCCCTGGAGGAGTTCTCCGCCCTGGAGGAACGGCACAAGTTCCTCTCCGAGCAGCTCGAAGACCTGAAGAAGACCCGGGCCGACCTGATGCAGGTGATCAAGGAGGTCGACGAACGGGTCGAACAGGTCTTCACCGAGGCGTTCCGGGACACCGCCCGGGAGTTCGAGGGCGTCTTCTCACGCCTCTTCCCCGGCGGTGAGGGCCGCCTCGTCCTCACCGACCCGGACAACATGCTCACCACCGGGCTGGACGTCGAGGCCAGGCCGCCCGGCAAGAAGGTCAAGCGGCTCTCCCTGCTGTCGGGAGGCGAGCGGTCCCTTACGGCCGTTGCCCTGCTGGTCTCCATCTTCAAGGCCAGGCCGAGCCCGTTCTACGTCATGGACGAGGTCGAGGCGGCGCTCGACGACACCAACCTCCAGCGGCTGATCCGGATCATGGAGGAGCTCCAGGAGAGCTCCCAGCTGATCGTCATCACGCACCAGAAGCGGACGATGGAGGTCGCCGACGCGCTCTACGGCGTGTCCATGCAGGGCGACGGGGTCTCCAAGGTGATCAGCCAGCGCCTGCGCTGA
- a CDS encoding acylphosphatase: MNEDARLVVWVRGRVQQVGFRWFTRANALEIGGLTGFALNLDDGRVQVVAEGPRENCHRLLDWLGSDDTPGRVDGVTEIWDTPRGGYEGFAIR, translated from the coding sequence ATGAACGAAGACGCACGTCTCGTGGTCTGGGTACGCGGCCGAGTACAGCAAGTAGGCTTTCGCTGGTTCACCAGGGCAAACGCTTTGGAGATCGGCGGCCTCACCGGCTTCGCCCTCAATCTCGACGACGGCCGGGTGCAGGTGGTGGCCGAGGGGCCGCGTGAGAATTGCCACCGTCTGCTGGACTGGCTCGGCTCCGACGACACGCCCGGCCGCGTGGACGGCGTGACTGAGATCTGGGACACGCCGCGCGGCGGTTACGAGGGATTCGCGATCCGCTGA